One genomic segment of Tursiops truncatus isolate mTurTru1 chromosome 11, mTurTru1.mat.Y, whole genome shotgun sequence includes these proteins:
- the CDCA3 gene encoding cell division cycle-associated protein 3 isoform X2: MGSAKSVPVTPARPPPHNKLLARVADPRSPSAGILRTPIQVESSPQPNLPAGEQLEGPKQSQDSDPRSPTLGIARTPMKTSGEPVLPLETPSSSPLDLPLGTQFSLEDQMSPWSQTELPSRQVFSKEEIGHASETAMASQDSDKPSRDPETPWSSGSKCSRWKANSKVLGRSPLTILQDDNSPGTLTPRQGKRPSPLSENVRELKEGAVLGTGRLLKTGGRAWEQGQGHDKENQHFPLVEN, encoded by the exons ATGGGCTCAGCCAAGAGCGTCCCAGTCACTCCAGCGCGGCCTCCGCCTCACAACAAGCTGCTGGCTCGCGTGGCGGACCCCCGTTCACCCAGCGCGGGCATCCTGCGCACTCCCATCCAG GTAGAGAGCTCTCCTCAGCCAAACCTGCCAGCAGGGGAGCAGCTGGAGGGCCCTAAGCAGTCCCAGGACTCAGATCCCCGCTCTCCTACCCTTGGCATTGCACGGACACCTATGAAGACCAGCGGAG AGCCTGTTCTGCCCCTAGAGACACCTTCATCTTCTCCACTGGACTTGCCTCTGGGCACCCAGTTTTCCCTTGAGGATCAGATGTCACCTTGGAGCCAGACTGAACTCCCCTCCAGGCAGGTGTTTTCCAAGGAGGAAATAGGACATGCCTCAGAAACCGCTATGGCCAGCCAGGACTCAGACAAGCCCTCGAGAGACCCCGAGACTCCTTGGTCTTCAG GTTCTAAGTGCAGCAGATGGAAAGCAAACAGCAAGGTGCTAGGGAGATCTCCTCTCACCATCCTGCAGGATGACAACTCCCCTGGGACTCTGACACCACGACAG GGAAAGCGGCCTTCTCCCCTGAGTGAAAATGTTAGGGAACTAAAGGAAGGGGCCGTTCTGGGAACTGGACGACTTCTGAAAACTGGAGGACGAGCATGGGAGCAAGGCCAGGGCCACGACAAGGAAAATCAGCACTTTCCTTTGGTAGAGAACTAG
- the GNB3 gene encoding guanine nucleotide-binding protein G(I)/G(S)/G(T) subunit beta-3 isoform X1 → MGEMEQLRQEAEQLKKQIADARKACADTTLAELVSGLEVVGRVQMRTRRTLRGHLAKIYAMHWATDSKLLVSASQDGKLIVWDTYTTNKVSALAPGPSAALLPGGLLLPFSALHLGAQRRPPLPRPPQVHAIPLRSSWVMTCAYAPSGNFVACGGLDNMCSIYSLKSREGNVKVSRELSAHTGYLSCCRFLDDNNIVTSSGDTTCALWDIETGQQKTVFVGHTGDCMSLAVSPDFKLFISGACDASAKLWDVREGTCRQTFTGHESDINAICFFPNGEAICTGSDDASCRLFDLRADQELTSYSHESIVCGITSVAFSLSGRLLFAGYDDFNCNVWDSMKCERVGILSGHDNRVSCLGVTADGMAVATGSWDSFLKIWN, encoded by the exons ATGGGGGAGATGGAGCAGCTGCGGCAGGAAGCAGAGCAGCTCAAGAAGCAGATTGCA GATGCCAGGAAGGCCTGTGCTGACACTACTCTGGCAGAG CTGGTGTCTGGCCTAGAGGTCGTGGGACGAGTGCAGATGCGGACGCGGCGGACGCTAAGGGGACACCTGGCCAAGATCTACGCCATGCACTGGGCCACCGACTCCAA GCTGCTGGTAAGTGCCTCGCAAGACGGGAAGCTGATTGTGTGGGACACCTACACCACCAACAAGGTATCAGCCCTGGCTCCCGGCCCCTCTGCCGCCCTCCTTCCTGGGGGCCTCTTGCTCCCCTTCTCTGCTCTCCACCTGGGAGCTCAGCGCAGGCCCCCGCTGCCCCGCCCCCCGCAGGTGCACGCCATCCCGCTGCGCTCCTCCTGGGTCATGACCTGTGCCTACGCCCCGTCGGGGAACTTCGTGGCATGTGGGGGGCTGGACAACATGTGCTCCATCTACAGCCTCAAATCCCGGGAGGGCAATGTCAAGGTCAGCCGGGAGCTCTCTGCTCACACAG GTTATCTCTCCTGCTGCCGCTTCCTGGACGACAATAACATTGTGACCAGCTCCGGGGACACCACGTG tGCTCTGTGGGACATCGAGACCGGGCAGCAGAAGACTGTGTTTGTGGGACACACGGGGGACTGCATGAGCCTGGCCGTGTCCCCTGACTTCAAACTCTTCATTTCGGGGGCCTGTGATGCCAGCGCCAAGCTCTGGGACGTGCGGGAGGGGACCTGCCGGCAGACGTTCACGGGCCACGAGTCGGACATCAATGCTATCTGC TTCTTCCCCAATGGAGAGGCCATCTGCACGGGCTCGGACGACGCCTCCTGCCGCCTGTTTGACCTGCGGGCAGACCAGGAGCTGACCAGCTACTCCCACGAGAGCATCGTCTGCGGCATCACATCCGTGGCCTTCTCCCTCAGCGGCCGCCTGCTCTTTGCGGGCTACGACGACTTCAACTGCAATGTCTGGGACTCCATGAAGTGCGAGCGAGTGG gCATCCTCTCTGGCCACGACAACAGGGTCAGCTGCCTGGGGGTCACAGCTGATGGGATGGCTGTGGCCACTGGTTCCTGGGACAGCTTCCTCAAAATCTGGAACTGA
- the GNB3 gene encoding guanine nucleotide-binding protein G(I)/G(S)/G(T) subunit beta-3 isoform X2, whose translation MGEMEQLRQEAEQLKKQIADARKACADTTLAELVSGLEVVGRVQMRTRRTLRGHLAKIYAMHWATDSKLLVSASQDGKLIVWDTYTTNKVHAIPLRSSWVMTCAYAPSGNFVACGGLDNMCSIYSLKSREGNVKVSRELSAHTGYLSCCRFLDDNNIVTSSGDTTCALWDIETGQQKTVFVGHTGDCMSLAVSPDFKLFISGACDASAKLWDVREGTCRQTFTGHESDINAICFFPNGEAICTGSDDASCRLFDLRADQELTSYSHESIVCGITSVAFSLSGRLLFAGYDDFNCNVWDSMKCERVGILSGHDNRVSCLGVTADGMAVATGSWDSFLKIWN comes from the exons ATGGGGGAGATGGAGCAGCTGCGGCAGGAAGCAGAGCAGCTCAAGAAGCAGATTGCA GATGCCAGGAAGGCCTGTGCTGACACTACTCTGGCAGAG CTGGTGTCTGGCCTAGAGGTCGTGGGACGAGTGCAGATGCGGACGCGGCGGACGCTAAGGGGACACCTGGCCAAGATCTACGCCATGCACTGGGCCACCGACTCCAA GCTGCTGGTAAGTGCCTCGCAAGACGGGAAGCTGATTGTGTGGGACACCTACACCACCAACAAG GTGCACGCCATCCCGCTGCGCTCCTCCTGGGTCATGACCTGTGCCTACGCCCCGTCGGGGAACTTCGTGGCATGTGGGGGGCTGGACAACATGTGCTCCATCTACAGCCTCAAATCCCGGGAGGGCAATGTCAAGGTCAGCCGGGAGCTCTCTGCTCACACAG GTTATCTCTCCTGCTGCCGCTTCCTGGACGACAATAACATTGTGACCAGCTCCGGGGACACCACGTG tGCTCTGTGGGACATCGAGACCGGGCAGCAGAAGACTGTGTTTGTGGGACACACGGGGGACTGCATGAGCCTGGCCGTGTCCCCTGACTTCAAACTCTTCATTTCGGGGGCCTGTGATGCCAGCGCCAAGCTCTGGGACGTGCGGGAGGGGACCTGCCGGCAGACGTTCACGGGCCACGAGTCGGACATCAATGCTATCTGC TTCTTCCCCAATGGAGAGGCCATCTGCACGGGCTCGGACGACGCCTCCTGCCGCCTGTTTGACCTGCGGGCAGACCAGGAGCTGACCAGCTACTCCCACGAGAGCATCGTCTGCGGCATCACATCCGTGGCCTTCTCCCTCAGCGGCCGCCTGCTCTTTGCGGGCTACGACGACTTCAACTGCAATGTCTGGGACTCCATGAAGTGCGAGCGAGTGG gCATCCTCTCTGGCCACGACAACAGGGTCAGCTGCCTGGGGGTCACAGCTGATGGGATGGCTGTGGCCACTGGTTCCTGGGACAGCTTCCTCAAAATCTGGAACTGA
- the CDCA3 gene encoding cell division cycle-associated protein 3 isoform X1, whose product MGSAKSVPVTPARPPPHNKLLARVADPRSPSAGILRTPIQVESSPQPNLPAGEQLEGPKQSQDSDPRSPTLGIARTPMKTSGEPPSPLVKQLSDVFETEDPKLNLPPEPVLPLETPSSSPLDLPLGTQFSLEDQMSPWSQTELPSRQVFSKEEIGHASETAMASQDSDKPSRDPETPWSSGSKCSRWKANSKVLGRSPLTILQDDNSPGTLTPRQGKRPSPLSENVRELKEGAVLGTGRLLKTGGRAWEQGQGHDKENQHFPLVEN is encoded by the exons ATGGGCTCAGCCAAGAGCGTCCCAGTCACTCCAGCGCGGCCTCCGCCTCACAACAAGCTGCTGGCTCGCGTGGCGGACCCCCGTTCACCCAGCGCGGGCATCCTGCGCACTCCCATCCAG GTAGAGAGCTCTCCTCAGCCAAACCTGCCAGCAGGGGAGCAGCTGGAGGGCCCTAAGCAGTCCCAGGACTCAGATCCCCGCTCTCCTACCCTTGGCATTGCACGGACACCTATGAAGACCAGCGGAG AGCCCCCAAGCCCACTGGTGAAACAGCTGAGTGACGTATTTGAGACCGAAGACCCCAAATTAAATCTTCCCCCAGAGCCTGTTCTGCCCCTAGAGACACCTTCATCTTCTCCACTGGACTTGCCTCTGGGCACCCAGTTTTCCCTTGAGGATCAGATGTCACCTTGGAGCCAGACTGAACTCCCCTCCAGGCAGGTGTTTTCCAAGGAGGAAATAGGACATGCCTCAGAAACCGCTATGGCCAGCCAGGACTCAGACAAGCCCTCGAGAGACCCCGAGACTCCTTGGTCTTCAG GTTCTAAGTGCAGCAGATGGAAAGCAAACAGCAAGGTGCTAGGGAGATCTCCTCTCACCATCCTGCAGGATGACAACTCCCCTGGGACTCTGACACCACGACAG GGAAAGCGGCCTTCTCCCCTGAGTGAAAATGTTAGGGAACTAAAGGAAGGGGCCGTTCTGGGAACTGGACGACTTCTGAAAACTGGAGGACGAGCATGGGAGCAAGGCCAGGGCCACGACAAGGAAAATCAGCACTTTCCTTTGGTAGAGAACTAG
- the GNB3 gene encoding guanine nucleotide-binding protein G(I)/G(S)/G(T) subunit beta-3 isoform X3, with protein sequence MGEMEQLRQEAEQLKKQIADARKACADTTLAELVSGLEVVGRVQMRTRRTLRGHLAKIYAMHWATDSKLLVSASQDGKLIVWDTYTTNKVSALAPGPSAALLPGGLLLPFSALHLGAQRRPPLPRPPQVHAIPLRSSWVMTCAYAPSGNFVACGGLDNMCSIYSLKSREGNVKVSRELSAHTGYLSCCRFLDDNNIVTSSGDTTCAKLWDVREGTCRQTFTGHESDINAICFFPNGEAICTGSDDASCRLFDLRADQELTSYSHESIVCGITSVAFSLSGRLLFAGYDDFNCNVWDSMKCERVGILSGHDNRVSCLGVTADGMAVATGSWDSFLKIWN encoded by the exons ATGGGGGAGATGGAGCAGCTGCGGCAGGAAGCAGAGCAGCTCAAGAAGCAGATTGCA GATGCCAGGAAGGCCTGTGCTGACACTACTCTGGCAGAG CTGGTGTCTGGCCTAGAGGTCGTGGGACGAGTGCAGATGCGGACGCGGCGGACGCTAAGGGGACACCTGGCCAAGATCTACGCCATGCACTGGGCCACCGACTCCAA GCTGCTGGTAAGTGCCTCGCAAGACGGGAAGCTGATTGTGTGGGACACCTACACCACCAACAAGGTATCAGCCCTGGCTCCCGGCCCCTCTGCCGCCCTCCTTCCTGGGGGCCTCTTGCTCCCCTTCTCTGCTCTCCACCTGGGAGCTCAGCGCAGGCCCCCGCTGCCCCGCCCCCCGCAGGTGCACGCCATCCCGCTGCGCTCCTCCTGGGTCATGACCTGTGCCTACGCCCCGTCGGGGAACTTCGTGGCATGTGGGGGGCTGGACAACATGTGCTCCATCTACAGCCTCAAATCCCGGGAGGGCAATGTCAAGGTCAGCCGGGAGCTCTCTGCTCACACAG GTTATCTCTCCTGCTGCCGCTTCCTGGACGACAATAACATTGTGACCAGCTCCGGGGACACCACGTG CGCCAAGCTCTGGGACGTGCGGGAGGGGACCTGCCGGCAGACGTTCACGGGCCACGAGTCGGACATCAATGCTATCTGC TTCTTCCCCAATGGAGAGGCCATCTGCACGGGCTCGGACGACGCCTCCTGCCGCCTGTTTGACCTGCGGGCAGACCAGGAGCTGACCAGCTACTCCCACGAGAGCATCGTCTGCGGCATCACATCCGTGGCCTTCTCCCTCAGCGGCCGCCTGCTCTTTGCGGGCTACGACGACTTCAACTGCAATGTCTGGGACTCCATGAAGTGCGAGCGAGTGG gCATCCTCTCTGGCCACGACAACAGGGTCAGCTGCCTGGGGGTCACAGCTGATGGGATGGCTGTGGCCACTGGTTCCTGGGACAGCTTCCTCAAAATCTGGAACTGA